In one window of Kitasatospora sp. MMS16-BH015 DNA:
- a CDS encoding DUF6295 family protein: MCTYLTVKDRIDGSAKGPGGAWFHVSDVTVYFDHPVHAMAEHTLNIDLTDPSKGPGARVALELTAESARALVAAIQEALAAVPPELAG; encoded by the coding sequence GTGTGCACCTACCTGACGGTCAAGGACCGGATCGACGGCAGCGCGAAGGGCCCCGGCGGGGCCTGGTTCCACGTGAGCGACGTGACGGTGTACTTCGACCACCCCGTGCACGCGATGGCCGAGCACACGCTCAACATCGACCTCACCGACCCCTCGAAGGGCCCGGGCGCCCGGGTGGCGCTGGAGCTGACGGCGGAGTCGGCCCGGGCGCTGGTGGCGGCGATCCAGGAGGCGCTGGCCGCCGTGCCGCCGGAGCTGGCCGGCTGA
- a CDS encoding TrpB-like pyridoxal phosphate-dependent enzyme has product MAAKFLLPEDRIPTTWYNVLADLPKPLAPMLHPGTREPITPADLEPLFPAELIAQEFATRAEVDIPGAVIDVYRQWRPSPLVRARRLERALDTPARIYFKYEGVSPSGSHKPNTAIPQAYYNQQAGVRKLTTETGAGQWGSSLALACSYFGLECEVYMVKVSYQQKPYRRALMETFGATVHASPSELTESGRAALAADPLSTGSLGLAISEAVEAAVRSEGGAKYALGSVLNHVLMHQTVIGQEALLQMELAEDYPDILIGAAGGGSNLAGLALPFLRDQLRGGRSVRTIAVEPASCPSLTEGRYEYDFGDTAGLTPLAKMHTLGHDFVPPSIHAGGLRYHGMAPVISELKDLDLLEARAVPQTACFEAGVTFARNEGIVPAPESTHAVRVAIDEALACKESGESRSILFSLSGHGHFDMQAYLDHFAGKLQD; this is encoded by the coding sequence ATGGCCGCCAAGTTCCTGCTGCCCGAGGACCGCATCCCCACCACCTGGTACAACGTGCTCGCCGACCTGCCGAAGCCGCTGGCGCCTATGCTGCACCCCGGCACCCGGGAGCCGATCACCCCGGCCGACCTGGAGCCGCTCTTCCCGGCCGAGTTGATCGCCCAGGAGTTCGCCACCCGGGCCGAGGTGGACATCCCGGGCGCGGTGATCGACGTCTACCGGCAGTGGCGGCCCAGCCCGCTGGTCCGGGCCCGGCGGCTGGAGCGGGCGCTGGACACCCCGGCGCGGATCTACTTCAAGTACGAGGGGGTCAGCCCGTCCGGCAGCCACAAGCCCAACACGGCCATCCCGCAGGCCTATTACAACCAGCAGGCCGGGGTCCGCAAGCTCACCACCGAGACCGGGGCCGGCCAGTGGGGCAGCTCGCTGGCGCTCGCCTGCTCGTACTTCGGGCTGGAGTGCGAGGTCTACATGGTCAAGGTGAGCTACCAGCAGAAGCCCTATCGCCGGGCCCTGATGGAGACCTTCGGCGCCACCGTGCACGCCAGTCCCAGCGAGCTCACCGAATCCGGCCGGGCCGCGCTGGCCGCCGACCCGCTCTCCACCGGCAGCCTCGGCCTGGCCATCTCGGAGGCGGTGGAGGCCGCCGTCCGCAGTGAGGGCGGGGCCAAGTACGCGCTCGGCTCGGTGCTCAACCACGTGCTGATGCACCAGACCGTGATCGGCCAGGAGGCCCTGCTCCAGATGGAGTTGGCCGAGGACTACCCGGACATCCTGATCGGCGCGGCCGGCGGCGGCTCCAACCTGGCCGGCCTGGCCCTGCCCTTCCTGCGCGACCAGCTGCGCGGCGGCCGCTCGGTGCGCACCATCGCCGTCGAGCCCGCCTCCTGCCCCTCGCTCACCGAGGGCCGCTACGAGTACGACTTCGGCGACACGGCGGGCCTGACCCCGCTGGCCAAGATGCACACCCTCGGCCACGACTTCGTGCCGCCGAGCATCCACGCGGGCGGCCTGCGCTACCACGGCATGGCGCCGGTCATCAGCGAGCTCAAGGACCTCGACCTGCTGGAGGCCCGGGCCGTGCCGCAGACCGCCTGCTTCGAGGCGGGCGTCACCTTCGCCCGCAACGAGGGCATCGTGCCCGCCCCCGAGTCCACCCACGCCGTCCGGGTGGCCATCGACGAGGCGCTGGCCTGCAAGGAGAGCGGCGAGTCCAGGAGCATCCTGTTCTCCCTCTCCGGCCACGGGCACTTCGACATGCAGGCCTACCTCGACCACTTCGCTGGCAAGCTCCAGGACTGA
- a CDS encoding dienelactone hydrolase family protein, producing the protein MSDSMRTSTVRLAGYAGDEVEAYLARPEGGGGSRGGVVVIHHMPGYDRATKEMVRRFAELGYDAICPNLHFREAPGAAPDDAAAVARANGGTPDEQLVGDVAGAAAYLRGLGGSNGRVGVIGHCSGGRQAVLVGCRLEVEAVVDCYGAFVTGTPPEGFPLKVTNLVAELPELGAPLLGLFGAEDSFPTPGQVEELAGILTEHGKAHEFHSYPGAGHAFFAVDRPSYQVAAANDGWERIAAFFGTHLAG; encoded by the coding sequence ATGAGCGATTCGATGAGGACGAGCACCGTCAGGCTGGCCGGGTACGCGGGGGACGAGGTGGAGGCGTATCTGGCGCGGCCGGAGGGTGGCGGGGGGAGCCGGGGCGGGGTGGTGGTGATCCATCACATGCCCGGGTACGACCGGGCGACCAAGGAGATGGTGCGGCGGTTCGCGGAGCTGGGGTACGACGCGATCTGTCCGAATCTGCACTTCCGGGAGGCACCCGGGGCTGCGCCGGACGATGCGGCGGCGGTGGCCCGGGCGAATGGGGGGACGCCGGACGAGCAGCTGGTGGGGGACGTGGCCGGGGCGGCGGCGTACCTGCGGGGGCTCGGCGGGTCGAACGGCCGGGTCGGGGTGATCGGGCACTGTTCGGGCGGGCGGCAGGCGGTGCTGGTGGGGTGCCGGCTGGAGGTGGAGGCGGTGGTGGACTGCTACGGGGCGTTCGTGACCGGGACGCCGCCGGAGGGGTTCCCGTTGAAGGTGACCAACCTGGTGGCGGAGCTGCCCGAGTTGGGGGCGCCGCTGCTGGGGCTGTTCGGGGCGGAGGACAGCTTCCCCACGCCCGGGCAGGTCGAGGAGCTGGCCGGGATCCTGACCGAGCACGGCAAGGCGCACGAGTTCCACAGCTACCCGGGCGCGGGCCACGCGTTCTTCGCGGTGGACCGACCCTCGTACCAGGTGGCGGCCGCGAACGACGGGTGGGAGCGCATCGCCGCGTTCTTCGGCACCCACCTGGCGGGCTGA
- a CDS encoding ricin-type beta-trefoil lectin domain protein — translation MFTVTTALGLGLLGAPAALAATAVPGPAPTVNAGEQSAQTGIAKAVYAAKAKAKATGKPVTIDELTTESTETSANPDGSLTSTSHAQAVRAKRGSGWADLDATLHANADGTVTPAVTGAGLSLSGGGTGPLATVTTADGKKLSVGAPFALPKPTLDGATATYASVLPDVDLRVTALPNGGWRDVIVVNTAAAAANPKLAKLHFPIETTGLGVATDKAGNVTLKDSAGTVRMHAPTAFQWDSALPAPAAPGYHPQAKLRSAFAAPNAVDTPPVGSSTAAEPGDAATVGTMTTTATATGMDLTPDQTKLGKGTGPWYLDPTVSVDGTTQVTAQVQENHPDTANVNTLSSLGIGYCGYSDCTGYGRYRSYFQLAIPSVLTTRNSSHPNPTVYNAFLNANVNSAASTGTNTPIGLYWTGPIGSGTTWNNQPCGTGSTMQGCSQVGNTYWITNTGGISYDVSAQMAQAVNGQWGNWTVALEATDEYEKLYRHHVDSNPKITVNYDIAPTIWYPRTSPSPGFASDGSTNDCPGQSNPGWLASNQTIKMTSAIWSPIGANVATWYHLWDTDSSGTYNTNPNTGYISTYGDEPMQVDATGFQDGHTYQWESQAGDSWLASAVTGRCYFRVDKTPPTVSVSSTQFPPIGTLGVTSTSKVNDTGTFTIGGSDPVPAGGSASGLACFRWSDNPTPVTGWKCNAGGDGVHGAVIPAGTPSFTYKPTLWGTNVLYVQSQDNAGNYSQPLAYSFYAPWNPAVQPVPGNLNGDGRPDLLFPDSSGNLRMITIGKDPVNAQAAPLGLLTTEPGPALTWNDVQTTHRGALRSMGVDDVFARPTKTSTQKGHLYVYQNNGSGVLTTPTAPLDRATTWADPVTGAQIPAPADYYKADWSQATQLLAFGAMRAPLNKGNESDSTVTDTSLLTVENGHLWLHRAYADSNLDADAVEVSSLAGWDGYDLAAPGSASGYAQPTLWARNQSTGAITSYAVKTKTGSGQTPTMLDLSGLADPTKGTTLTGVAPGSTTAAPFVVKPSDYPTVGSTGDINGDGLPDLWAINANGHLVYWAGIASTTTAGAVVSFNSTPVDLGDPRGAVARIPLAANAADSAGKYAGTVNGNVSFAANGTVAGATPSVANFNAGAATGGWIGNNLQIDTRKSFTVSFWTRPADLSNDGVVLGQDGTTTSNFMIWPSHAGNGVNWRFAMATADGPNWPYDATDNRNAQDQVEVNTWVKLTASYDATSGQMALFVNDVLAATGMHKTTVAPSPGKNLVVGRWLNNGGQSNWYHGSVSSIVVNDFPTSPWQAGVTTPIVSGVNGAKCIDDQSGLTANVNPIEVYDCNASPAQQWSMDPRNNSLHVMGGCLDDTNGATASGSLVNYYSCNGTPAQQWLRQADGSIYLPFADKCLDDPNANVTNLTRLQLYTCNGSPAQQWTVTPRTN, via the coding sequence GTGTTCACAGTCACCACCGCGCTCGGCCTCGGCCTGCTCGGCGCTCCGGCCGCGCTGGCCGCCACCGCCGTGCCGGGGCCCGCGCCGACGGTCAACGCGGGCGAGCAGTCCGCGCAGACGGGGATAGCCAAGGCGGTCTACGCGGCCAAGGCGAAGGCCAAGGCCACCGGGAAGCCGGTGACGATCGACGAGCTGACCACCGAGTCCACCGAGACCTCGGCCAACCCGGACGGCTCGCTGACCAGCACCAGCCACGCCCAGGCCGTGCGCGCCAAGCGCGGCTCGGGGTGGGCGGACCTGGACGCCACCCTGCACGCGAACGCCGACGGCACCGTCACCCCCGCCGTCACCGGCGCGGGCCTGAGCCTCTCCGGCGGCGGCACCGGCCCGCTGGCCACCGTGACCACCGCCGACGGCAAGAAGCTCTCCGTCGGCGCCCCCTTCGCGCTGCCCAAGCCCACGCTGGACGGTGCGACCGCGACCTATGCCTCGGTGCTGCCGGACGTGGACCTGCGGGTCACCGCGCTGCCGAACGGCGGCTGGCGCGACGTGATCGTGGTCAACACCGCGGCGGCTGCGGCCAACCCCAAGCTGGCCAAGCTGCACTTCCCGATCGAGACCACGGGCCTGGGCGTCGCCACCGACAAGGCGGGCAACGTCACGCTCAAGGACAGCGCCGGCACCGTGCGGATGCACGCGCCGACCGCCTTCCAGTGGGACTCCGCCCTCCCGGCCCCGGCCGCCCCCGGCTACCACCCGCAGGCCAAGCTCCGCTCGGCCTTCGCCGCGCCGAACGCCGTGGACACCCCGCCGGTCGGCAGCTCCACCGCCGCCGAGCCCGGCGACGCCGCCACCGTCGGCACCATGACCACCACGGCCACCGCCACCGGCATGGACCTGACCCCGGACCAGACCAAGCTCGGCAAGGGCACCGGCCCCTGGTACCTGGACCCCACGGTCAGCGTGGACGGCACCACCCAGGTCACCGCCCAGGTCCAGGAGAACCACCCGGACACGGCGAACGTCAACACCCTCTCCAGCCTGGGCATCGGCTACTGCGGGTACTCGGACTGCACCGGCTACGGTCGCTACCGCTCGTACTTCCAGCTCGCGATCCCCTCCGTGCTGACCACCCGGAACTCCTCGCACCCGAACCCGACGGTCTACAACGCCTTCCTGAACGCCAACGTCAACAGCGCGGCCAGCACGGGCACCAACACCCCGATCGGCCTGTACTGGACCGGCCCGATCGGCAGCGGCACCACCTGGAACAACCAGCCCTGCGGCACCGGCAGCACCATGCAGGGCTGCAGCCAGGTCGGCAACACGTACTGGATCACCAACACCGGTGGGATCAGCTACGACGTCTCGGCCCAGATGGCCCAGGCCGTCAACGGCCAGTGGGGCAACTGGACCGTCGCGCTCGAAGCCACCGACGAGTACGAGAAGCTGTACCGCCACCACGTGGACAGCAACCCGAAGATCACCGTCAACTACGACATCGCGCCGACCATCTGGTACCCGCGCACCAGCCCCTCGCCCGGCTTCGCGAGCGACGGCTCGACCAACGACTGCCCCGGCCAGAGCAACCCGGGCTGGCTCGCCAGCAATCAGACGATCAAGATGACCTCGGCCATCTGGTCGCCGATCGGTGCCAACGTGGCGACCTGGTACCACCTCTGGGACACCGACTCCTCCGGCACCTACAACACCAACCCCAACACGGGCTACATCTCCACCTATGGTGACGAGCCCATGCAGGTGGACGCCACCGGCTTCCAGGACGGCCACACCTACCAGTGGGAGTCCCAGGCAGGTGACAGCTGGCTCGCCTCCGCGGTCACCGGCCGCTGCTACTTCCGGGTGGACAAGACCCCGCCGACGGTGAGCGTCAGCTCCACCCAGTTCCCGCCGATCGGCACCCTGGGTGTCACCAGCACCTCGAAGGTCAACGACACCGGCACCTTCACCATCGGCGGCAGCGACCCGGTCCCGGCCGGCGGCAGCGCCTCCGGCCTGGCCTGCTTCCGCTGGAGCGACAACCCCACCCCGGTCACCGGCTGGAAGTGCAACGCCGGTGGCGACGGCGTCCACGGCGCGGTCATCCCGGCGGGCACGCCGTCCTTCACCTACAAGCCGACCCTCTGGGGCACCAACGTCCTGTACGTGCAGAGCCAGGACAACGCAGGCAACTACAGCCAGCCGCTCGCCTACAGCTTCTACGCCCCGTGGAACCCGGCCGTGCAGCCGGTGCCCGGCAACCTCAACGGTGACGGTCGCCCCGACCTGCTCTTCCCGGACAGCTCCGGCAACCTGCGCATGATCACGATCGGCAAGGACCCGGTCAACGCGCAGGCGGCCCCGCTGGGCCTGCTGACCACCGAACCGGGCCCCGCGCTCACCTGGAACGACGTACAGACCACCCACCGCGGCGCGCTGCGCAGCATGGGCGTCGACGACGTGTTCGCCCGCCCCACCAAGACCAGCACGCAGAAGGGGCACCTGTACGTCTACCAGAACAACGGCTCGGGCGTCCTGACCACCCCGACCGCCCCCCTCGACCGGGCCACCACCTGGGCCGACCCGGTGACCGGTGCGCAGATCCCCGCGCCCGCCGACTACTACAAGGCCGACTGGTCGCAGGCGACCCAGCTGCTGGCCTTCGGCGCGATGAGGGCACCGCTCAACAAGGGCAACGAGAGCGACAGCACGGTGACGGACACCTCGCTGCTCACGGTCGAGAACGGCCACCTCTGGCTGCACCGCGCCTACGCCGACAGCAACCTCGACGCGGACGCCGTCGAGGTCTCCAGCCTCGCCGGCTGGGACGGCTACGACCTGGCCGCCCCCGGTTCGGCGAGCGGCTACGCCCAGCCGACCCTCTGGGCCCGCAACCAGAGCACCGGTGCGATCACCAGCTACGCGGTCAAGACCAAGACCGGCAGCGGCCAGACCCCGACCATGCTGGACCTGTCCGGCCTGGCCGACCCGACCAAGGGCACCACGCTCACCGGAGTGGCTCCCGGCAGCACCACCGCCGCGCCGTTCGTCGTGAAGCCCTCGGACTACCCGACGGTCGGCTCCACCGGTGACATCAACGGCGACGGCCTGCCGGACCTGTGGGCGATCAACGCCAACGGTCACCTGGTCTACTGGGCCGGTATCGCGAGCACCACCACCGCCGGCGCCGTGGTCTCCTTCAACTCGACCCCGGTGGACCTGGGTGACCCGCGTGGCGCGGTGGCCCGGATCCCGCTGGCCGCCAACGCCGCCGACTCGGCCGGCAAGTACGCGGGCACCGTCAACGGCAACGTCTCCTTCGCCGCCAACGGCACGGTGGCCGGCGCCACCCCGTCGGTCGCCAACTTCAACGCCGGTGCCGCCACCGGTGGCTGGATCGGCAACAACCTCCAGATCGACACCCGGAAGTCCTTCACGGTCTCGTTCTGGACCCGTCCGGCCGACCTGAGCAACGACGGGGTCGTGCTCGGCCAGGACGGCACCACCACCAGCAACTTCATGATCTGGCCCAGCCACGCGGGCAACGGCGTCAACTGGCGCTTCGCGATGGCCACGGCGGACGGCCCCAACTGGCCGTACGACGCGACCGACAACCGCAACGCCCAGGACCAGGTGGAGGTCAACACCTGGGTCAAGCTGACCGCCAGCTACGACGCCACGAGCGGGCAGATGGCGCTCTTCGTCAACGACGTGCTCGCCGCGACCGGCATGCACAAGACCACTGTCGCCCCCAGCCCGGGCAAGAACCTGGTCGTCGGCCGTTGGCTCAACAACGGCGGGCAGTCGAACTGGTACCACGGCAGCGTAAGCAGCATCGTGGTGAACGACTTCCCGACCAGCCCCTGGCAGGCCGGGGTGACCACCCCGATCGTCTCCGGGGTCAACGGCGCCAAGTGCATCGACGACCAGAGCGGTCTCACCGCCAACGTCAACCCGATCGAGGTCTACGACTGCAACGCCTCCCCGGCGCAGCAGTGGAGCATGGACCCGCGGAACAACTCGCTGCACGTGATGGGCGGCTGCCTGGACGACACCAACGGTGCGACGGCCAGTGGCTCGCTGGTCAACTACTACTCCTGCAACGGCACTCCGGCGCAGCAGTGGCTCCGGCAGGCCGACGGGAGCATCTACCTCCCGTTCGCCGACAAGTGCCTCGACGACCCGAACGCCAATGTCACCAACCTGACCAGGCTGCAGCTCTACACCTGCAACGGCTCTCCGGCGCAGCAGTGGACGGTCACCCCGCGGACCAACTGA
- a CDS encoding BTAD domain-containing putative transcriptional regulator, with product MDELRFCVLGRMLASRGAVPLSLGSPQQRAILTVLLLTPGHTVGTPNLIDALWAEDPPSNARATVRTYVWRLRRSLAGASAEAGAGPVGGPGRLDSVPGGYHLAVTPDSVDALRAERLVADAGRASASGEPVRARRLLGEALALWQGEPLVGIPGPYAARQRSRLEDLRLTVLEARLALDIELGRAGLCVSELTALIQEHPFRERLHELQMRALFRAGRQSEALEVFQEARRLLVGELGVEPGPDLTALHGRILEGDPALTAGATTAGVALLASDRPERASGGAPPGPDADRAQEWPTPALRPAQLPPDDQDFTGREEPVRVLCAALVGEVSGRDTIRIGAVAGMGGVGKTALAVHVAHLVKEAFPAGQLYADLRGGGDRSEPEAVLGSFLAALGVPAADLPDGLAAKSALFRSRTDGRRLLVVLDNAADIAQVRPLLPGAAGCAVLVTSRAWLAELAGARQVGLSVFAPAEAQDLLARMIGAERVAEESTALELVRACGYLPLAVRIVAARLAARPGWTLRAMLDRLGDERRRIDELKVGDLAVQATFELGYHQLTPTQARAFRLVASVDCPDLGVTAAAVLFGTDEPRADELLESLADVAMLDSPVAGRYRPHDLLRAFARRKSEAGHAAEVSAGRARLLDFLLATACAAFERAVPGDPIRGSLDLRAHGLSFPDAETARAWVAAETETVLGLVTQTAGAATAAARAAGQADRATDGRHPDGQHPDGEHPDVRHPDGELRTAVDLLLALSPFNRGAWQGQWSAAGALLRAAEQQADPWAEGRARFLQGNAALAAARLDEAERLVRQAAEVCLRTGDTVILRQAMNDLGMLAQYRGHHEEAIRCYEEAVRLARALGHESGESSTVLNAAVARVRAGQPAEAVRACLTELAKPRLRAPGAGRAQALYVLGFSLHACGRFAEAVDRLGEALRLWTELDQTGWAAATRYRLADSLRALGRADEALPLATEAVHACQAAGSERESGQALMVLARVRWALGRRTEALGCLERAHQLFARLGLPEARAVAAQLAAGAPDLGAN from the coding sequence GTGGATGAGCTGCGTTTCTGTGTGCTGGGGCGGATGCTGGCTTCGCGCGGCGCGGTGCCGCTGTCGCTGGGCAGCCCGCAGCAGCGGGCCATTCTGACGGTGCTGCTGCTGACCCCCGGACACACGGTGGGGACACCGAATCTGATCGATGCTCTGTGGGCCGAGGATCCGCCGAGCAATGCCAGGGCCACCGTGCGCACCTATGTGTGGCGGCTGCGCCGGAGTCTGGCGGGGGCTTCCGCGGAAGCCGGGGCCGGGCCGGTCGGCGGGCCTGGGCGGCTCGACTCGGTGCCGGGGGGCTACCACCTGGCCGTCACGCCCGACAGCGTCGACGCCCTGCGGGCCGAGCGGCTGGTGGCCGACGCGGGCCGGGCCTCGGCGAGTGGCGAGCCGGTACGGGCCCGGCGACTGCTCGGCGAGGCGTTGGCGCTCTGGCAGGGGGAGCCGCTGGTCGGCATCCCGGGGCCGTACGCGGCCCGGCAGCGGAGCCGGCTCGAGGACCTGCGCCTGACGGTGCTCGAGGCCCGGCTGGCGCTCGACATCGAGCTGGGCCGGGCCGGGCTCTGCGTCTCCGAGCTGACCGCGCTGATCCAGGAGCACCCGTTCCGCGAGCGGCTCCACGAGCTGCAGATGCGCGCGCTCTTCCGGGCAGGCCGGCAGAGCGAGGCCCTGGAGGTCTTCCAGGAGGCCAGGCGCCTGCTGGTCGGAGAGCTGGGCGTGGAGCCCGGCCCCGATCTCACCGCTCTGCACGGCCGGATCCTGGAGGGCGACCCGGCGCTCACCGCCGGTGCGACCACTGCCGGGGTAGCCCTCCTCGCGTCCGACCGACCGGAGCGAGCGAGCGGGGGTGCGCCGCCGGGCCCGGACGCCGACCGTGCGCAGGAGTGGCCGACCCCGGCCCTCCGCCCTGCCCAACTCCCGCCGGACGACCAGGACTTCACCGGACGGGAGGAGCCGGTCAGGGTGCTCTGCGCGGCCCTGGTCGGGGAGGTGAGCGGCCGGGACACCATCCGCATCGGTGCGGTGGCCGGCATGGGCGGGGTCGGCAAGACCGCTCTGGCGGTGCACGTCGCCCATCTGGTCAAGGAGGCGTTCCCGGCCGGACAGCTGTACGCGGACCTGCGCGGTGGTGGCGACCGGTCGGAGCCGGAGGCGGTGCTCGGCTCCTTCCTGGCGGCCCTCGGCGTCCCGGCGGCCGACCTGCCTGACGGACTGGCCGCCAAGTCGGCCCTGTTCCGGTCCCGTACGGACGGCCGGCGGCTCCTGGTCGTCCTGGACAACGCCGCGGACATCGCGCAGGTCCGCCCGCTGCTGCCCGGCGCGGCCGGCTGCGCCGTCCTGGTCACCAGCCGGGCCTGGCTGGCCGAGCTGGCCGGCGCCCGCCAGGTGGGGCTGAGCGTGTTCGCTCCCGCGGAGGCGCAGGACCTGCTGGCCCGGATGATCGGCGCCGAGCGAGTGGCCGAGGAGTCCACCGCCCTGGAGCTCGTCAGGGCGTGCGGTTATCTCCCGCTGGCGGTGCGGATCGTCGCGGCCCGCCTGGCGGCCCGGCCCGGCTGGACGCTGCGGGCGATGCTCGACCGCTTGGGCGACGAGCGGCGCCGGATCGACGAGCTGAAGGTGGGGGACCTGGCGGTCCAGGCGACCTTCGAGCTCGGCTACCACCAGCTGACGCCGACTCAGGCGAGGGCGTTCCGATTGGTGGCCTCGGTGGACTGCCCGGATCTGGGCGTCACCGCCGCCGCCGTCCTGTTCGGCACGGACGAACCCCGCGCCGACGAGCTGCTGGAGTCGCTCGCGGACGTGGCGATGCTGGATTCGCCGGTGGCCGGCCGGTACCGGCCCCATGATCTGCTCCGGGCCTTCGCCCGCCGCAAGTCCGAAGCCGGGCACGCTGCGGAGGTGTCCGCCGGACGGGCCCGACTGCTCGACTTCCTGCTGGCCACGGCGTGCGCGGCCTTCGAACGGGCGGTGCCGGGAGATCCGATCCGGGGTTCACTCGACCTCAGGGCCCACGGGCTCTCCTTCCCCGACGCGGAGACCGCGCGAGCCTGGGTGGCGGCGGAGACGGAGACGGTCCTCGGCCTGGTCACGCAGACGGCGGGGGCCGCCACCGCCGCGGCGCGGGCAGCGGGGCAGGCCGACCGCGCGACGGACGGGCGGCACCCGGACGGGCAGCACCCGGACGGGGAGCACCCGGACGTGCGGCACCCGGACGGGGAGCTGCGGACGGCGGTCGACCTGCTGCTCGCCCTGAGTCCGTTCAACCGGGGTGCCTGGCAGGGGCAGTGGTCGGCCGCCGGCGCCCTGCTGCGGGCTGCCGAACAGCAGGCCGATCCGTGGGCCGAGGGGCGTGCCCGCTTCCTTCAGGGCAACGCCGCACTGGCCGCCGCCCGGCTCGACGAGGCCGAACGGCTGGTGCGGCAGGCGGCGGAGGTCTGCCTCCGGACCGGCGACACCGTGATCCTGCGGCAGGCGATGAACGACCTGGGGATGCTGGCGCAGTACCGGGGGCACCACGAGGAGGCGATCCGCTGCTACGAGGAGGCGGTCCGGCTGGCCCGCGCCCTCGGGCACGAGTCGGGCGAGAGCTCGACGGTGCTCAATGCCGCCGTGGCGCGGGTGCGGGCCGGGCAGCCCGCCGAGGCCGTCCGGGCCTGCCTGACGGAGCTGGCGAAGCCTCGCCTGCGGGCGCCGGGTGCGGGGCGGGCGCAGGCGCTCTACGTGCTCGGGTTCAGCCTGCACGCATGCGGGCGCTTTGCGGAGGCGGTCGACCGGCTGGGCGAGGCGCTCCGGCTCTGGACCGAGCTGGACCAGACCGGTTGGGCGGCGGCGACGCGCTACCGGCTGGCGGATTCGCTGCGCGCGCTGGGGCGGGCCGACGAGGCGCTCCCGCTCGCGACCGAGGCCGTCCACGCCTGTCAGGCGGCGGGCAGTGAGCGGGAGTCGGGCCAGGCGCTGATGGTGCTGGCCCGGGTCCGGTGGGCACTCGGCCGCCGTACCGAGGCCCTGGGCTGCCTGGAGCGCGCGCACCAGCTCTTCGCCCGTCTGGGGCTGCCCGAAGCGCGGGCGGTGGCCGCCCAGTTGGCCGCCGGAGCGCCGGACCTCGGAGCCAACTGA